CAGCCTTTTTCGGATCTTTTCCCATTGATAAATGGCGATAAATGTTTTCGATCACAACAATGGAGTTATCGACAAGCATTCCGATGCCGAGTGCCAATCCTCCAAGGGTCATAATATTTAACGTAAAATTAGAGAAATACATTAACACAAAAGTGACGATAACAGAATAAGGAATAGCGATCCCGATAATAAGGGGGCTATTGATATTCCGTAAAAAGAGGAATAGAACAACCATGGCAAAAGAACCGCCTAAAAGCAACGTATTGACCATATTGCCGATCGCTTTTTGTATGTATTCACCTTGGTCAAACAACAATTTCGCTTCAATCGCTACATATTTTTCATGATCGTTTAGCAGTTCATTTAATTTTTCTTGAAAAGCTTTTGACACTTCGGCCGTATTCGCATCCGATTGTTGAAGCACACTTAATAATACAGCAGGCTTTTGATTAGCTCTTGTAATCGTTTCAGATTCTGTTTCTTTTAATGCGACTTCCCCTAAGTCTTGTATCTTTATGTCTTTTCCATTAGCTGGGTTGATGCCAATCGTTAAATTTTTCAACGCTTCAACCGAATCAATTGTACTAATGACCCGTGTTGTCAACACTTTTCCATCAGTTTCAATTGGATTACCGGGCATCGAAACATTATTGGCCCGAATAAGATCAACGACTTCTGTTTGACTGAGTTGATATTCTTTTAGTTTTTCTTGGTCTAATTCAACTTTTACTTCTTCGGCAGTAATTCCGGATAGATTGACACTTGCAACTCCTTCTGTTTTCGATAATTCTTCTTTAAAATCTTCCGCAAGCTCCTCTAGTTCATTTTGATCCCCAGTGGAAGTTAACGAAAGTTGAATTATCGGAAATTGCGAAGGATCAAACTTTAAAAAACGAGGTTTTCCAGCATCATCAGGTAATGGAACATCAGATATTCTACTTTGTATCTCATCTTGAACATCATCAATATTCGTTGTCCAGGAAAATTGTAATAATACTAAACTAGCCCCTTCTTGAGAGGTTGACGAAATCGTATCGATTCCCTCGATGGTCGATAAAGATTCCTCTAATGGCTTTGATACTTTTTCAACAACTTCTTTCGGGCTTGCACCACTATAATTTGTCACAACAACCCCAATAGGTGGGTTAATTTCTGGGATCAGTTTTAAGGGAATATTGAAAAAGGATACACCACCTAAAATGAGTACTAAAATCATTGTGACAAATGTAAAAACAGGCCTCCGTATGGAAAATCGACTTAACCTCATGTTTGTCTCCCCTCTTTTCTACCTAACAAGTCGTCTTGTAAAAGCATACATCAAATATAAACAACAATGATCGAAAATTCAATGAAACGAAATTTGTCTGTTTTGAAACAATTTGAAGAAAAGACCTTTTTAATATTTCCCCTATCTTTATGTGAGGAAAAGATTTTTATTCCACGACTTAAGGGCTCAAAATAAACTTTGAGCCCTTTTCATGATTTCATTAAAATGTATGGTAAAATCTGAATTGTCTTTACGATTTGTCTATATATGTGTTGAATCTAGCAACCTTGCTTATTCCAATGTTCTAAAAGATGTTCAGCTTCCTTTCTACAAACAGGTTTACTAAAATAATAGCCTTGCATGTAATAACATTGATGACGATGTAAAAACGAAATATGTTCTTGTTTCTCAACTCCTTCGGCAATGATAGATAATTGCAAATTTTTTGCTAATGAAATAACAGTTTTCACAACGACATTATTTTCTTCATCACGATCTAAATTTTGAATAAAAGAACGATCAATTTTAATTTTATCAAGTTTTAGCTTCGTTAAATAACTAAGAGAACTATATCCTGTCCCGAAATCGTCAATGCTTACATTCACACTTAATTCTTTTAATTCCTTGATCATATTTAAAAAGTAGTCGATATTGTACATTAAATGGCTTTCAGTAATTTCCAATTCTAAGCATTCCGGAGGGATATTATATTTATTTAACAACGAATTAATCATTTTTAATAAATCTTGCTGAAAAAATTGGCGAATAGACCAATTCAAACTAATTTTTAAGTTTTTGTACCCCTTATTCCTCCATATGCATAGCTGTTTGAGCGCTTCTTCCATACTCCAGCGCCCGATCTCGATGATAAACCCAGTTTCTTCGGCAATTGGAATAAATTCTTCTGGTGAAATCATTCCAATGTTTTTATGCTTCCATCGTAATAGAACTTCAAAACCAGCAATATTACATGACTTCGTATCAATTATCGGCTGATAATACAATTCCAGTTCATTCTTTTTAATCGCCTGATATAAATCACGCTCCAGCATTGCTTTTCGATAAAATGGTTGACCGTAAAGTGGATTGAACAGGCAGACTTTTTTATTTTTATTTAAGCCGATTTTCGCAGCAATTTCACTGTTTTGAATTAATGTT
This genomic interval from Bacillus alveayuensis contains the following:
- a CDS encoding diguanylate cyclase (GGDEF)-like protein (product_source=TIGR00254; cath_funfam=3.20.20.450,3.30.70.270; cog=COG5001; pfam=PF00563,PF00990; smart=SM00052,SM00091,SM00267; superfamily=141868,55073,55785; tigrfam=TIGR00254), whose protein sequence is MQNIHQKESEFFTIYHLHPEPIFICDVNGTIQQYNKQAFNFVQEHCNIQRLETVYELFQNENWVEGLFENVKRRQEVIHHETTLYTEFPIYVTAIPLSKTSVAFILQDMSRVKESKHFIQYFMYYDELTNLPNEKAISEQLKQICKSANTRAAIIKVNLNRFKYLSDMYGNEFRDQVILYVAKLLKENISKPHFVGRLSTDEFIIIIKDVKNKEQTISFIQQKVDNLDQKFVFKGQEIYYDFQVGIAFYPEDGNDAETLIQNSEIAAKIGLNKNKKVCLFNPLYGQPFYRKAMLERDLYQAIKKNELELYYQPIIDTKSCNIAGFEVLLRWKHKNIGMISPEEFIPIAEETGFIIEIGRWSMEEALKQLCIWRNKGYKNLKISLNWSIRQFFQQDLLKMINSLLNKYNIPPECLELEITESHLMYNIDYFLNMIKELKELSVNVSIDDFGTGYSSLSYLTKLKLDKIKIDRSFIQNLDRDEENNVVVKTVISLAKNLQLSIIAEGVEKQEHISFLHRHQCYYMQGYYFSKPVCRKEAEHLLEHWNKQGC